A single genomic interval of Leisingera thetidis harbors:
- the pqqB gene encoding pyrroloquinoline quinone biosynthesis protein PqqB, with amino-acid sequence MRFLVLGAAAGGGLPQWNCGCANCRDARLGRIAPATQSSLAVSLDGQSWAVLNASPDIRIQLQNCPAMHPQSLRHSPLRAVLLTNGDIDHIAGLLSLREQTAFTLFATAEILDLLAASRVFDALSAAKVARRAVALGAGFELLPGLQAQAFAVPGKVPLFMESGTVQTDLSGEQTVGVRLRGCGKTAYYIPGCSGVTPELLEMLQDANQLFFDGTLWQDDEMIRSGTGAKTGQRMGHVPISGPEGAIARLQAVDAAKTFVHLNNTNPVWQPDSPERAHVLASGWSVAADGMEITL; translated from the coding sequence ATGCGGTTTCTGGTTCTGGGCGCGGCGGCGGGCGGTGGCCTGCCGCAGTGGAATTGCGGATGCGCGAACTGCCGGGATGCACGTCTCGGCCGGATCGCCCCCGCCACCCAGTCCTCGCTGGCCGTTTCGCTGGACGGGCAGTCCTGGGCTGTTCTGAATGCCTCTCCCGACATCCGCATTCAGCTGCAGAACTGCCCGGCCATGCACCCGCAGTCGCTGCGCCACAGCCCGCTGCGGGCGGTGCTGCTGACAAACGGCGACATCGATCATATCGCGGGGCTGCTGAGCCTGCGCGAGCAGACCGCGTTCACCCTGTTCGCCACGGCGGAGATTCTGGATCTGCTGGCCGCCAGCCGGGTGTTCGATGCGCTGTCGGCCGCCAAGGTCGCGCGCCGCGCGGTGGCGCTGGGGGCGGGTTTCGAGCTGCTGCCGGGGCTGCAGGCGCAGGCTTTCGCGGTGCCGGGCAAGGTGCCGCTGTTCATGGAAAGCGGGACAGTGCAGACCGATCTCAGCGGCGAGCAGACGGTGGGCGTGCGGCTGCGCGGCTGCGGCAAGACCGCCTATTACATTCCCGGCTGCTCTGGTGTCACGCCGGAACTTCTGGAGATGCTGCAGGACGCCAATCAGCTGTTTTTCGACGGCACCCTGTGGCAGGACGACGAGATGATCCGCTCCGGCACCGGGGCCAAGACCGGGCAGCGGATGGGCCATGTGCCGATCAGCGGGCCAGAGGGCGCGATTGCCCGGCTGCAGGCGGTGGATGCGGCCAAGACCTTTGTGCATCTGAACAACACCAACCCGGTCTGGCAGCCGGACAGCCCGGAGCGCGCGCATGTGCTGGCCAGCGGCTGGAGCGTTGCCGCCGACGGAATGGAGATCACGCTATGA